The Hyphomicrobiales bacterium genome includes a region encoding these proteins:
- the cobS gene encoding cobaltochelatase subunit CobS — protein sequence MSVQNAGGTPGLPDTTVSVRDVFGIDSDLVVPAYKKGSEHVPDFDPDYIFDRETTLAILAGFAHNRRVIIQGYHGTGKSTHIEQVAARLKWPCIRVNLDSHVSRIDLIGKDAIVLKDGKQVTEFREGILPYALQSNTALVFDEYDAGRPDVMFVIRRVLEVSGRLTLLDQTKVIRPHPAFRLFATTNTIGLGDTSGLYHGTQQINQGQMDRWSIVTTLNYLPHDAETRIVLAKVKSFDTKAKRDIVSKMVRVADLTRNAFINGDLSTVMSPRTVITWAENAEIFNDVGLALRLSFVNKCDELERGLVAEFYQRCFGAELIESTANVAMS from the coding sequence ATGAGTGTCCAGAACGCGGGGGGGACCCCCGGACTGCCGGATACGACCGTTTCTGTGCGCGATGTGTTCGGCATCGATAGCGATCTGGTGGTGCCGGCCTACAAGAAGGGCAGCGAGCACGTTCCCGACTTCGACCCGGACTACATTTTCGACCGCGAGACCACGCTCGCCATCCTCGCCGGCTTTGCCCACAATCGTCGCGTGATCATCCAGGGCTATCACGGCACCGGCAAGTCGACGCACATCGAGCAGGTCGCCGCGCGCCTCAAGTGGCCGTGCATCCGCGTCAACCTCGACAGCCACGTGAGCCGAATCGACCTCATCGGCAAGGACGCCATCGTCCTCAAGGACGGCAAGCAGGTGACGGAGTTCCGCGAGGGCATCCTGCCCTATGCGCTGCAGTCGAACACCGCGCTCGTCTTCGACGAGTACGACGCCGGGCGACCGGACGTGATGTTCGTCATCCGGCGCGTGCTCGAGGTCTCGGGACGCCTCACGCTGCTCGACCAGACCAAGGTGATCCGCCCGCATCCGGCGTTCCGGTTGTTCGCGACCACGAACACCATTGGCCTCGGGGACACCTCCGGCCTCTATCACGGGACGCAGCAGATCAACCAGGGACAGATGGACCGCTGGTCGATCGTCACGACGCTGAATTATCTGCCGCACGACGCCGAGACACGGATCGTGCTCGCCAAGGTGAAGTCGTTCGACACCAAGGCCAAGCGCGACATCGTGTCCAAGATGGTGCGCGTCGCGGACCTGACGCGCAATGCCTTCATCAACGGCGACCTCTCGACGGTGATGAGCCCGCGCACCGTCATCACCTGGGCCGAAAACGCCGAAATCTTCAACGACGTCGGGCTCGCGCTGCGCCTCTCGTTCGTCAACAAATGTGACGAATTGGAGCGTGGCCTCGTGGCGGAGTTCTATCAGCGCTGCTTTGGAGCCGAGTTGATCGAAAGCACCGCGAACGTCGCGATGAGCTGA
- a CDS encoding DnaJ domain-containing protein, translating to MKLDSELFDSIRVKPERERTEPDAPCCQHAGCSQSGTHRAPKGRGREGEFFTFCIDHVREYNKSYNYFAGMSDEELAEYREAAATGHRPTWTMGANKWARGTAASPEQAAGWRRAQRMRADPHGFFEDGDSTSAHPSSRRSIGTIERKCLRALELDERATADVIKRRFKELVKRHHPDANGGDRASEDKLREVIQAYNYLKQAGLC from the coding sequence ATGAAGCTCGATTCTGAACTGTTCGACAGCATACGCGTCAAGCCGGAGCGGGAGCGCACCGAGCCGGATGCCCCGTGTTGCCAGCATGCCGGCTGTTCCCAGTCCGGCACCCATCGTGCGCCGAAAGGCCGGGGGCGGGAAGGCGAGTTCTTCACCTTCTGCATCGATCACGTTCGGGAATACAACAAGAGTTACAATTACTTCGCCGGCATGTCGGACGAGGAACTCGCGGAGTATCGTGAAGCCGCCGCGACCGGGCACCGTCCGACCTGGACCATGGGCGCCAACAAATGGGCCCGCGGTACGGCGGCCAGTCCCGAGCAGGCAGCCGGATGGCGCCGGGCCCAACGAATGCGCGCCGACCCGCACGGGTTCTTCGAGGACGGGGACAGCACGAGCGCACACCCCTCGTCGCGGCGTTCGATCGGCACCATCGAGCGCAAGTGCCTCAGAGCCCTCGAACTCGACGAACGAGCGACGGCCGACGTCATCAAGCGCCGCTTCAAGGAGCTGGTGAAGCGTCACCATCCGGACGCGAACGGCGGCGATCGGGCCTCAGAGGACAAGTTGCGCGAGGTCATCCAAGCCTATAACTACCTCAAGCAAGCCGGCCTCTGCTGA